A single genomic interval of Leptospirales bacterium harbors:
- a CDS encoding DUF2804 family protein — translation MSEDQLREHLRPVSVLDAGGDLLQDACGYSRGMQHRVPDLAVSFRRRQGIRRWTFFQESQIAWLGVQFTGWLARAEWGLCDLASGERQEQARVFPLERGLETAIDPEGGVALHHSDLGLSFHREGGFYRLRSDLPLRAAQRMRVDLTVRPEAELRGDYVARLTDNRFIWQYLRPAFPVQGQCISGKRNWLLTAQQARAVEESYVARLPRASRLFSFSALSAQAQQPSYFGHWLRLPDGTVQCCCWMKHNKKLAYLSDELVWNIQWDNLLLPWELEIRGRERVMLQFQPLSAGKRNPGQHWFFTDQLRSFGNFEVRIGTGARPRRMQLRGWADLYDSPSLYRPG, via the coding sequence ATGAGCGAGGATCAGCTGCGCGAGCACTTGCGGCCGGTCTCCGTACTTGATGCCGGCGGCGACCTCTTGCAAGACGCCTGCGGCTACAGCCGTGGAATGCAGCACCGGGTCCCAGACCTGGCCGTATCCTTTCGCCGTCGCCAGGGCATTCGCCGCTGGACCTTTTTTCAGGAGTCGCAGATCGCGTGGCTTGGCGTTCAATTTACGGGATGGCTGGCGCGCGCCGAATGGGGATTGTGCGACCTTGCTTCAGGCGAGCGGCAGGAGCAGGCTCGCGTCTTCCCGCTGGAACGCGGCCTGGAGACGGCAATCGACCCGGAAGGCGGCGTCGCGTTGCATCATTCCGATCTGGGCCTTTCCTTTCACCGCGAGGGCGGCTTTTACCGCTTGCGTAGCGATCTGCCGCTGCGCGCCGCCCAGCGCATGCGCGTCGACCTGACGGTCCGGCCTGAGGCGGAACTACGCGGCGACTATGTGGCCAGGCTTACAGACAATCGCTTTATCTGGCAATATCTGCGACCGGCATTCCCGGTGCAGGGCCAGTGCATCAGCGGCAAACGAAACTGGTTGCTCACCGCCCAACAGGCGCGCGCCGTCGAAGAATCCTACGTGGCCCGACTGCCGCGGGCGTCGAGGCTGTTCAGCTTTAGCGCCCTGTCAGCGCAGGCGCAGCAGCCATCCTACTTTGGTCACTGGCTACGTCTGCCAGACGGAACAGTCCAATGCTGTTGCTGGATGAAGCACAACAAGAAGCTGGCGTATCTTTCCGATGAGCTGGTCTGGAACATTCAGTGGGATAATCTGTTGCTTCCCTGGGAGCTAGAAATCCGCGGCAGGGAAAGGGTCATGCTTCAGTTTCAACCGCTGTCGGCCGGCAAACGCAATCCGGGCCAGCACTGGTTCTTTACTGATCAGTTGCGCAGCTTTGGCAATTTTGAGGTTCGAATAGGGACCGGGGCGCGCCCGCGTCGCATGCAATTGCGAGGTTGGGCGGATCTCTACGATTCGCCGTCTCTATATCGACCGGGCTGA
- a CDS encoding membrane dipeptidase, whose protein sequence is MAVIGCGFSSSDPEAIVDRLRQTALVDLHNDRSFFLTAREVPWSSCQNTSLCAATLRQGQYFFAVFRPPGPLRPGAPWHLGRQAVQRLNSESNFSYVERAAADLQQIPLFPVSSRLQELGGAQNRAFLALEGAFLLDSRIESIGTSKPGQLSRMLDRLKALQFSMVGLTWSNLNGFAGVAGDPGGLTEEGKWLVRALIQRGFIVDLSHASDQTVRDVYQLTRGQYPLIFSHSSARAICSHPRNLSDELIRLVATSGGLIGVNFHADYVRCSARAERRDVLEHLEHIRQVGNASIVALGGDLDGLIRVPRGLERPDDSRELAIELIGRGWTETEALGLLHANALRALTRAQSANPFAVEVQ, encoded by the coding sequence GTGGCAGTGATCGGCTGCGGCTTCAGCAGCTCAGATCCGGAAGCCATAGTTGATCGATTGCGACAGACGGCGCTGGTCGATCTGCACAACGATCGATCTTTCTTTCTTACTGCTCGCGAGGTTCCCTGGAGTTCTTGCCAGAATACCAGTCTTTGTGCGGCCACTCTGAGGCAGGGGCAGTATTTTTTCGCCGTTTTCAGACCGCCGGGGCCTCTGCGGCCGGGCGCTCCCTGGCATCTTGGACGACAAGCAGTGCAGCGTTTGAATTCGGAATCTAACTTTTCGTACGTGGAGCGGGCGGCGGCCGATTTACAGCAGATTCCATTGTTTCCGGTAAGCTCTCGTCTCCAGGAGCTAGGAGGCGCGCAGAATCGGGCCTTTCTTGCGCTGGAGGGCGCCTTCTTGCTGGATTCGCGCATTGAATCGATTGGAACGTCGAAGCCTGGCCAATTGAGCAGGATGCTTGATCGGCTAAAGGCGCTTCAATTCAGTATGGTTGGCCTCACCTGGAGCAACCTGAATGGTTTTGCGGGCGTCGCCGGAGATCCGGGCGGGCTTACCGAGGAGGGAAAGTGGCTGGTGCGAGCTTTGATCCAGCGCGGATTCATTGTCGATCTGAGTCACGCCTCGGACCAAACTGTTCGGGATGTCTATCAGCTGACGCGTGGTCAGTATCCGCTGATCTTCTCGCATTCGTCAGCGCGGGCAATTTGTTCCCATCCGCGCAACCTGAGTGACGAATTGATACGCCTTGTCGCCACAAGTGGCGGCCTGATTGGAGTGAATTTCCACGCCGACTATGTCCGTTGCAGCGCCAGAGCCGAGCGACGCGACGTTCTGGAGCATCTAGAACACATTCGACAGGTGGGAAACGCCTCGATTGTTGCGCTGGGCGGCGATCTGGATGGTTTGATTCGCGTTCCGCGCGGTCTGGAACGTCCCGATGACTCACGCGAACTTGCAATCGAACTGATTGGCAGGGGTTGGACCGAAACCGAAGCGCTTGGTTTGCTCCACGCAAACGCACTGAGAGCCCTGACGCGCGCACAAAGTGCAAATCCCTTCGCGGTAGAAGTGCAATGA
- a CDS encoding alpha/beta fold hydrolase: MNCIYLHGFCSSPDSAKGRFFRQRFEEMGAVLAVPDLNEGGFEGLTISRMLQQVERTAERFSGELTLFGSSLGGYVAVLYALQARRVTRLVLLAPAMDFIQRERQRQPPEYFEEWRARGQRNFFHHGLERDAALAYTFVEDAERYTSVNLGADIPALVVQGLHDDVVPMATALDYMKKNREAQLLALHSDHQLRECTDSIWRHVRAFLGD, encoded by the coding sequence ATGAACTGTATCTATTTGCACGGTTTTTGTTCCAGTCCGGATTCAGCAAAGGGCCGCTTTTTTCGGCAGCGCTTTGAGGAGATGGGCGCCGTGCTTGCCGTTCCAGACCTCAATGAGGGCGGCTTTGAGGGACTCACTATCAGCAGAATGCTACAGCAGGTGGAGCGCACCGCCGAGCGCTTCTCCGGAGAACTTACGCTCTTTGGCTCCTCCCTGGGAGGCTATGTTGCAGTCCTTTATGCTCTGCAGGCGCGCCGGGTGACGAGATTGGTGCTGCTTGCGCCGGCCATGGACTTTATTCAACGCGAGCGGCAGCGTCAACCGCCGGAATACTTCGAGGAATGGCGCGCCAGGGGCCAGCGAAACTTCTTCCACCACGGTCTGGAACGGGATGCGGCTCTGGCTTACACTTTTGTTGAAGACGCTGAACGATACACAAGCGTCAATCTGGGCGCTGACATACCGGCCCTGGTCGTCCAGGGCTTGCATGACGACGTGGTGCCCATGGCCACGGCTCTGGACTATATGAAAAAAAACCGCGAAGCGCAGTTGCTGGCCTTGCATTCCGATCACCAATTGCGCGAGTGCACTGACTCCATCTGGCGTCATGTACGCGCCTTTCTGGGAGATTGA
- a CDS encoding STAS domain-containing protein translates to MGEPCQVHLVYEGGQPVMRLKGEITSEAEDLLFQRYSEIPEDKRIRVIIDFGDTGYINSSGIALLIQLITRAGDGRGKIEFAALRPQFRKVMDIVGLTEFVQVHATLQEALNS, encoded by the coding sequence ATGGGAGAGCCCTGTCAGGTCCATCTGGTCTATGAAGGCGGACAGCCGGTCATGCGCTTGAAGGGCGAGATTACTTCGGAGGCCGAAGACTTGCTTTTTCAACGCTACTCCGAAATACCTGAGGACAAGCGTATACGGGTCATCATTGACTTTGGCGATACGGGTTATATCAATTCATCCGGGATCGCGCTCTTAATTCAGCTGATTACACGGGCAGGCGACGGTCGCGGCAAGATTGAATTTGCCGCCCTCCGGCCCCAATTTCGCAAGGTCATGGATATCGTAGGTCTGACTGAATTCGTTCAGGTGCACGCTACCTTGCAAGAAGCCCTGAACAGCTAA
- a CDS encoding endonuclease produces the protein MRWSSFENSKRRLQQVFAAPLASDYYCLCEFDSQSNETIADRCPYRPERPNLRSRRIEWEHVVPVAWFGRNRSCWHIALPGCATKGRACCHKTDLEFRRMEGDPANLAPVIGDLNQARSALAYGLAVSGREYERCDFRVTQTDVQPPAARRGDLARMSLSFLQRYPHQVEAPPGYAALLARWSAEDPIDDFEALHAQRLRQYFQ, from the coding sequence TTGCGCTGGAGCAGTTTCGAGAATAGCAAGCGTCGTTTGCAGCAGGTCTTTGCCGCTCCGCTGGCCAGCGACTACTATTGCCTCTGTGAATTTGATTCACAATCAAACGAAACTATTGCCGATCGTTGTCCCTACCGTCCGGAGCGACCGAATCTTCGCTCACGACGCATTGAATGGGAGCATGTTGTTCCTGTGGCCTGGTTTGGGCGGAATCGTTCCTGCTGGCATATTGCCCTCCCCGGATGCGCCACGAAGGGGCGCGCCTGTTGCCACAAGACCGACCTCGAGTTTCGTCGAATGGAAGGGGACCCAGCAAATCTGGCGCCGGTAATTGGCGACCTGAACCAGGCGCGCTCAGCGCTTGCCTATGGACTTGCCGTATCAGGCCGAGAGTACGAGCGCTGCGATTTTCGTGTTACGCAGACCGACGTACAGCCGCCAGCAGCGCGCCGCGGCGATCTGGCGCGGATGAGTCTCTCCTTTTTGCAACGCTACCCGCATCAGGTTGAAGCCCCGCCGGGCTACGCTGCCTTACTGGCCAGGTGGAGCGCCGAGGATCCCATCGACGATTTTGAAGCGCTGCATGCACAGCGGCTACGGCAGTACTTTCAATAG
- a CDS encoding histidine kinase, producing the protein MGALQEDLSVGDFESKFAVVRDRESILAQVNAGRPLTLLTSDLSDDLEHQLDFLVAALLKRYRREGLQAALYTALKEIVINATKANAKLAWFREQGLDIQDEGQYRLGIQRLAGHYDERWIVRYGELARKMDLQVQIQVHHCADGLRVEVSNAPLSRFEERRVREKFREGMRYEDLVSFYMANADQQEGEGIGLALIVLLLKAEGVNPHLFRVGVNGGATVARLEIPLSPAFESVRGRNPAGHAA; encoded by the coding sequence ATGGGCGCTCTCCAGGAAGATCTAAGTGTTGGCGACTTTGAATCTAAGTTTGCCGTAGTGCGCGACCGGGAATCGATCCTGGCGCAGGTCAATGCGGGCCGACCGCTTACCCTTTTGACCAGCGATTTGAGCGATGACTTAGAGCATCAGCTGGACTTTCTGGTGGCGGCGCTGCTCAAGCGCTATAGGCGGGAGGGCTTGCAGGCGGCGCTGTATACGGCCCTGAAGGAGATCGTCATCAACGCGACAAAGGCCAACGCCAAGCTGGCCTGGTTTCGAGAGCAGGGCCTGGACATTCAGGACGAAGGACAATACCGTCTGGGTATCCAGCGGCTGGCAGGCCATTACGACGAGCGCTGGATTGTCCGCTACGGCGAACTGGCGCGAAAAATGGACCTGCAGGTGCAGATCCAGGTGCATCATTGCGCCGACGGCTTACGCGTGGAAGTCAGCAACGCCCCGCTCAGTCGCTTCGAGGAACGGCGGGTCCGTGAGAAGTTCCGCGAGGGAATGCGCTACGAGGACCTCGTTTCCTTTTATATGGCCAATGCCGATCAGCAGGAAGGCGAGGGCATCGGCCTGGCGCTGATCGTCCTGTTGCTCAAGGCGGAGGGCGTAAATCCCCATCTCTTCCGGGTGGGGGTCAACGGCGGCGCCACCGTCGCTCGACTGGAAATTCCTCTGTCGCCGGCATTTGAGAGCGTGCGCGGGCGCAACCCCGCAGGCCACGCCGCCTGA
- a CDS encoding DUF2797 domain-containing protein — MSARRRLRRKENESVQLQGQIRKMQSFEADPVRYSLHVGDQLTPIDSPCGREIALRFSGRIECLACGKMTNKSYQQGYCFRCFQTVPECEPCSLRPDACRAHLGQFRNEEWARNRCLVDHIVYLAQSSGIKVGVTRASQAHTRWIDQGASLAVPLAQMPNRFLAGSLESALMADFADRTDWRKMLRGVEANEELLLSERRRAVQLCPAEFERYLISEDGIAPLRLRYPMASSPAKPRAITFDKEQEFCGRLAGIRGQYLVLENGDVFNMRRHGGYVVELTLD; from the coding sequence TTGTCCGCTCGACGGCGACTCCGCCGCAAAGAGAATGAGTCCGTGCAGCTTCAAGGTCAGATACGCAAAATGCAGAGCTTTGAAGCCGATCCCGTTCGTTACTCGCTTCATGTTGGAGATCAGCTTACGCCGATCGATTCGCCTTGCGGTCGTGAAATCGCGCTGCGATTCAGCGGTCGCATCGAATGCCTGGCCTGCGGGAAAATGACCAACAAATCGTACCAGCAAGGCTATTGTTTTCGGTGCTTCCAGACGGTTCCAGAATGCGAGCCCTGCAGTCTGCGCCCGGACGCCTGTCGAGCGCACCTCGGTCAATTTCGGAATGAAGAATGGGCCAGGAATCGTTGCCTGGTTGACCACATCGTTTATCTGGCCCAGTCCAGCGGAATCAAAGTGGGAGTAACGCGAGCCAGCCAGGCGCATACGCGCTGGATCGATCAAGGCGCATCCCTTGCCGTTCCACTTGCGCAGATGCCGAATCGCTTCCTGGCGGGTAGTCTGGAGAGCGCTTTGATGGCAGATTTTGCCGATCGCACCGATTGGCGAAAGATGCTGCGCGGCGTGGAGGCCAACGAAGAGCTGCTACTCAGCGAACGCCGTCGCGCCGTGCAGCTCTGCCCCGCCGAATTCGAGCGCTACTTGATCAGCGAGGACGGCATCGCTCCGCTCAGGCTACGCTATCCCATGGCTTCCTCGCCAGCGAAGCCGCGGGCGATTACCTTCGATAAAGAACAGGAATTTTGCGGTCGCCTGGCCGGGATTCGTGGTCAGTATCTGGTCCTGGAGAATGGCGATGTATTCAACATGCGGCGTCACGGCGGCTACGTCGTCGAACTGACCCTGGATTGA